From one Pseudobdellovibrionaceae bacterium genomic stretch:
- a CDS encoding DUF4398 domain-containing protein → MIFGGWRCASAPPIPEYTIARTALQAAQDVEAARYASGFWHKSEEYYRKGEQAYADNDFGVAREFFEQAREYAEKAENSARLRKFQSGEGFP, encoded by the coding sequence ATGATCTTTGGTGGCTGGCGATGTGCCAGCGCACCACCGATTCCAGAATACACCATTGCACGAACGGCACTACAGGCGGCCCAGGATGTTGAGGCAGCCCGCTATGCGTCTGGCTTTTGGCACAAGTCTGAGGAGTATTATCGCAAAGGTGAACAAGCCTATGCGGACAATGATTTTGGAGTGGCCCGCGAGTTTTTCGAGCAGGCGCGAGAATATGCGGAAAAGGCGGAAAATTCCGCACGACTCCGTAAATTTCAATCGGGTGAGGGGTTTCCATGA
- a CDS encoding OmpA family protein, producing the protein MSRIVALIFLSLTLVFGVSCTSKQKKEDSTVGDVSADPSVTSQAMSFDPMGSDSGNIQGLQTVNFDYDQATLTASARKILSGNASWIKENSNLTIQIEGHCDSRGSIEYNLSLGERRAKAVKNYLVSLGIDGKRMTIISYGKEKLLSQGDSEADHARNRRANFVPLPQ; encoded by the coding sequence ATGTCTCGCATTGTCGCCTTGATTTTTCTCTCTCTGACTCTTGTTTTCGGTGTTTCTTGTACAAGTAAGCAAAAAAAAGAAGACTCCACCGTAGGTGATGTGAGTGCCGATCCCAGTGTGACCTCACAGGCCATGTCTTTTGATCCCATGGGATCTGACAGTGGAAATATTCAAGGTCTGCAAACCGTCAACTTTGACTATGACCAGGCAACTTTGACTGCATCTGCTCGCAAGATTCTCTCTGGCAATGCTTCATGGATTAAGGAAAACAGCAATCTGACCATTCAAATTGAAGGTCACTGCGACAGCCGCGGTTCAATTGAGTACAACCTCTCCTTGGGGGAGCGTCGTGCCAAGGCGGTTAAAAACTATTTGGTGAGCTTGGGAATTGATGGCAAGCGGATGACCATCATCAGTTATGGAAAAGAAAAGCTTTTGTCACAAGGTGACAGTGAAGCTGATCATGCTCGTAACCGTCGCGCCAACTTTGTACCGCTTCCCCAGTAA
- a CDS encoding single-stranded DNA-binding protein, with translation MQSLNTVILSGYLGADPESLESKDGKTYTRLSLATHQAKRKGENQPWSLHTHWHKVLVFGRQSLLCQTRLHKGDRIAIEGMLSSISNKNADGQTFRQVAVLANRVSFIEVKENQVDDED, from the coding sequence ATGCAAAGTCTCAATACCGTCATTCTCTCTGGCTACCTTGGGGCAGACCCCGAATCGCTAGAATCCAAAGACGGCAAAACCTATACCCGCCTGAGCCTGGCCACCCACCAGGCTAAACGCAAAGGAGAAAATCAGCCGTGGAGCCTACACACCCACTGGCATAAGGTCCTAGTGTTCGGACGCCAAAGTTTGCTGTGTCAGACCCGCCTGCACAAAGGTGATCGCATCGCCATCGAAGGGATGTTGAGTTCCATTTCCAACAAGAACGCAGATGGCCAGACTTTCCGCCAGGTCGCGGTTTTGGCCAATCGAGTGAGTTTTATTGAAGTGAAGGAAAATCAAGTGGATGATGAGGATTAG
- a CDS encoding DUF2802 domain-containing protein: protein MSSLMLLQIVVNLILGLAIYILWSKLKKPPQDDPRLSRGLQLLQSKIAVLEDLSDRTDVQVKQLTALLEQKTRQVQQKIEDAQKHMNQVDHSIERSREMAEIFQDKIPHEEIIERQNTIKYVRAARMAHEGASLAEIAQAVDLPMGEIEFIAKVNKDRLMFDQDALPEWARIEEPVPQVEESGDERILEDGAEDFEYRGSDLSAVFDVPKEEYASLQKLGNEFREACRSYETQQIEEAQESVEASKLMEAARKVTDKLMSKASSLLHDKRDESVDSFIEEPSQAQVAEKRDVNSLIKPHVPAEISESFVLDLDKTRDEDQPEDEGPEIIMPGEPSFNTTLAKNEEVGGVPSFDLQKPSASSDEAQTRFTMLEPEGEPRDKNGLRPREAGVREVAFPKINVNDYLG from the coding sequence GTGAGTTCACTCATGCTTTTGCAAATCGTGGTGAATCTGATTTTGGGACTGGCAATTTATATCTTGTGGTCAAAACTCAAGAAGCCTCCACAAGATGATCCTCGCCTCAGTCGTGGCTTGCAACTTTTGCAGAGCAAGATTGCTGTGCTTGAGGACTTGTCTGACCGTACCGATGTTCAGGTGAAACAGCTGACGGCTCTTCTTGAGCAAAAGACTCGTCAGGTTCAGCAAAAAATTGAGGACGCGCAAAAGCACATGAATCAAGTCGATCACTCCATCGAACGCAGCCGAGAAATGGCCGAGATCTTTCAAGACAAAATTCCCCATGAGGAGATTATTGAGAGACAAAATACCATCAAATACGTGCGCGCTGCTCGTATGGCCCATGAAGGGGCCAGTTTGGCTGAGATCGCCCAAGCGGTGGATCTTCCCATGGGTGAGATTGAGTTCATTGCCAAAGTGAACAAGGACCGCCTGATGTTTGATCAGGATGCTCTTCCGGAGTGGGCACGAATCGAGGAGCCAGTGCCTCAGGTCGAAGAATCAGGTGACGAGAGAATCCTCGAAGACGGAGCTGAGGATTTTGAATATCGCGGCAGTGATCTCTCGGCGGTGTTTGATGTTCCCAAGGAGGAATATGCGTCACTCCAAAAGCTGGGCAATGAATTCCGCGAGGCCTGTCGCAGCTACGAGACTCAGCAGATTGAAGAAGCCCAGGAGTCCGTTGAAGCCAGTAAGCTGATGGAGGCGGCACGCAAGGTGACTGATAAATTGATGAGCAAGGCATCATCCCTTCTTCACGACAAAAGAGACGAGTCGGTTGATAGTTTTATCGAGGAACCATCTCAAGCACAAGTCGCTGAAAAGCGTGATGTGAATTCGCTTATCAAGCCCCACGTACCGGCTGAGATCAGTGAATCCTTTGTCTTGGACTTGGATAAAACGCGGGACGAGGACCAACCTGAAGACGAAGGTCCGGAAATCATTATGCCTGGGGAGCCGAGCTTCAATACCACTTTGGCAAAGAACGAGGAGGTGGGTGGGGTGCCGAGCTTTGACCTGCAAAAGCCCTCAGCAAGTTCGGATGAAGCCCAGACCCGATTTACTATGTTGGAACCAGAAGGCGAGCCGCGGGACAAGAATGGTCTACGTCCTAGAGAGGCAGGGGTGCGTGAGGTGGCTTTTCCCAAAATCAACGTGAATGATTATCTAGGCTAG
- a CDS encoding outer membrane beta-barrel protein, translated as MKKSWFLVLAGMAMALVFTSTPALAQAKGYVGATAGLSVPNADDTSSRLAYGVIGGARLDGELGFGAYFLTSSKEEDVSGSKVDFNYALYGIEGSFHFEGVADGAFIGLRVGTTKLDVGTTFSSSPTHFGLVFGYDKFLNDNFSLGVEGSWMSIESSSDSGVEAEGFQALNFNIAAKAWF; from the coding sequence ATGAAAAAGTCGTGGTTTTTGGTTTTGGCAGGAATGGCAATGGCCCTGGTTTTTACTTCTACGCCCGCATTGGCTCAGGCCAAGGGATATGTTGGAGCCACAGCAGGACTTAGTGTGCCCAACGCGGATGACACATCTTCGCGTTTAGCGTACGGAGTGATTGGCGGAGCCCGCCTGGATGGTGAGCTTGGTTTTGGCGCTTACTTTTTAACGTCTTCAAAAGAGGAAGACGTAAGCGGCAGTAAAGTGGACTTCAACTATGCCCTTTATGGTATCGAGGGATCCTTCCACTTTGAGGGTGTGGCCGACGGCGCTTTTATTGGCTTGCGTGTTGGTACGACAAAACTGGATGTGGGAACAACCTTTTCCAGTAGCCCCACTCACTTTGGCCTTGTCTTTGGCTACGACAAGTTTCTCAACGACAATTTCTCCTTGGGAGTTGAAGGTAGCTGGATGTCGATTGAGTCCTCGAGCGACAGCGGAGTGGAGGCTGAAGGTTTTCAGGCCTTGAACTTCAATATTGCTGCGAAGGCTTGGTTCTGA
- a CDS encoding pyridoxal phosphate-dependent aminotransferase, protein MLADRVASLKPSPTLALAAKAKELKKQGHDVYSLTVGEPDWDTFEQIKAAGIEAIKSGQTKYAPANGLPELRQAICEQTILDLGHHYDADQVTVSTGAKFVLYAALQALVNPGDEVIVPGPYWVSYPTMVELAAGKPVLVNCGPETGFKLTAELLERHITPKTKLIILNSPSNPTGSVYTMEEWKQIGEVLKKHKQVVVLSDDIYNRLIFDGSDVAPHILQTTPELVDRTVVVNGVSKTYSMTGWRLGWAVGPKEVIKAMTNLQSQSVSCASPFTQIAALAALKMGKDALAPYLKKLQVRRDFVYDSLSKMKGVKVLKPQGAFYIFPDFRGVCGRGFKGHGLDDCSQIAKVLLEEELVATVPGCEFGAPGFLRLSFALDQDVLGKALMRIESFIDRLD, encoded by the coding sequence ATGTTAGCTGATCGAGTTGCCAGCTTAAAACCATCTCCCACGCTTGCCTTGGCGGCAAAAGCCAAGGAACTAAAGAAACAAGGCCACGACGTGTACTCCCTGACAGTCGGTGAGCCCGACTGGGACACTTTTGAACAAATCAAGGCAGCAGGTATCGAAGCCATAAAATCGGGGCAAACCAAGTACGCTCCAGCAAATGGTTTGCCTGAGTTGCGCCAGGCGATCTGCGAACAGACGATCTTGGATCTGGGTCATCATTACGATGCTGATCAGGTGACGGTGTCTACTGGTGCCAAATTTGTTCTCTATGCTGCCCTTCAGGCCTTGGTGAATCCCGGAGACGAAGTCATAGTGCCCGGTCCTTACTGGGTGAGCTATCCCACTATGGTGGAGTTGGCCGCGGGAAAGCCTGTGCTTGTCAATTGCGGTCCTGAAACAGGATTCAAGCTGACGGCGGAGCTGCTCGAGCGCCACATCACCCCTAAAACCAAATTAATCATCCTCAACTCTCCCAGTAATCCAACGGGCTCCGTTTACACCATGGAGGAATGGAAACAGATCGGAGAGGTTTTAAAAAAACACAAGCAGGTGGTCGTCCTCAGTGATGACATCTACAATCGCCTGATTTTTGATGGCAGCGACGTGGCTCCTCATATCCTTCAAACCACACCAGAGTTGGTGGATCGGACTGTCGTTGTTAACGGAGTGTCTAAGACCTATTCGATGACTGGCTGGAGGTTGGGTTGGGCAGTTGGCCCCAAAGAGGTGATTAAAGCTATGACCAATTTGCAGAGTCAGTCTGTGAGCTGTGCCAGCCCCTTTACCCAAATAGCAGCTCTGGCGGCACTAAAGATGGGCAAGGACGCTCTGGCTCCCTATCTCAAAAAGCTGCAGGTCCGCCGTGATTTTGTCTACGATAGCCTTAGCAAAATGAAAGGCGTGAAAGTCTTAAAACCTCAGGGTGCGTTTTACATCTTCCCTGATTTTCGTGGTGTCTGTGGTCGCGGATTTAAGGGTCATGGCCTTGATGACTGCAGTCAGATTGCCAAAGTGTTGCTTGAGGAAGAGCTTGTGGCCACTGTTCCAGGCTGTGAGTTTGGCGCTCCCGGATTTCTGCGCTTGAGTTTTGCCCTTGATCAGGATGTGTTAGGAAAGGCCCTGATGCGGATCGAGAGCTTTATTGACCGTTTGGATTAG
- the coaD gene encoding pantetheine-phosphate adenylyltransferase → MVRAVYPGSFDPITYGHLDIIKRIQPLFSEVVVLVAQSEQKSYMFAAEERAELIRQCLSGTSGVKVEVFSGLTVDYAKRSGAQVIVRGLRAVSDYEYELAMANMNRKLAPEIETMIVFTRPEYNYVSSRMVKEVAVNGGSLQDLVPGQVADALKKRI, encoded by the coding sequence ATGGTTCGGGCCGTTTATCCAGGGAGTTTTGATCCCATCACCTATGGGCACCTTGATATCATCAAGCGCATTCAACCATTGTTTTCTGAAGTGGTTGTTTTAGTCGCTCAATCAGAGCAAAAGAGTTATATGTTTGCAGCCGAGGAAAGGGCCGAGCTGATCCGTCAGTGTTTGTCGGGTACTTCTGGGGTAAAGGTTGAAGTCTTTTCTGGTTTAACGGTGGATTATGCCAAGCGCTCTGGAGCTCAGGTGATTGTGCGCGGTCTGCGCGCGGTTTCGGATTATGAGTATGAACTGGCCATGGCCAATATGAATCGTAAGTTGGCACCTGAGATTGAAACCATGATTGTCTTTACACGACCCGAATACAATTACGTTTCCTCTCGCATGGTTAAGGAAGTCGCCGTCAACGGGGGATCCCTTCAGGATCTGGTACCAGGACAGGTGGCGGATGCATTGAAAAAAAGAATTTAA
- the rsmD gene encoding 16S rRNA (guanine(966)-N(2))-methyltransferase RsmD: protein MRIIAGKYRGRKLVSFQAGHIRPTTDRVKESLFNKIAPYIEGARVLDLFAGTGNLGIEALSRGAAEVVFVEKSGRSLQILKKNLTTLGINEDVKVVKDDVFKFVKKWDGAPFDVVLADPPFTEKIAHPVMEILAQFPLVTPEGLIVIESSHQEPIGENYPPYNFLDRRSFGDKNVSFFSMPEK, encoded by the coding sequence ATGCGCATCATTGCCGGAAAATATAGGGGTCGGAAGCTGGTGAGCTTTCAGGCCGGGCATATTCGCCCTACGACGGATAGAGTCAAGGAGAGCCTCTTTAACAAGATTGCACCTTATATCGAGGGTGCCCGGGTCTTGGACTTGTTTGCCGGGACGGGAAATCTGGGTATTGAGGCCCTTTCCAGGGGGGCGGCGGAGGTGGTGTTTGTAGAAAAAAGTGGAAGGTCTCTACAAATTCTTAAGAAAAACCTCACAACACTTGGCATTAATGAAGACGTGAAAGTTGTAAAAGACGATGTCTTTAAATTTGTAAAAAAATGGGATGGTGCTCCTTTTGATGTGGTCTTGGCGGATCCTCCTTTTACGGAAAAAATAGCCCATCCTGTAATGGAGATTTTGGCTCAATTCCCTCTGGTGACCCCAGAGGGACTGATTGTCATCGAATCCAGTCACCAAGAGCCTATTGGCGAAAATTACCCACCCTATAATTTCTTGGATCGCCGTAGCTTTGGTGATAAAAATGTTTCGTTCTTCAGTATGCCGGAGAAGTGA
- a CDS encoding response regulator, with protein sequence MRILIVDDEPLVRRALKRVAEMKGHEVLEAENGTQGLEVWRRENPRLVFLDVLMPGLSGPQVMKEIGTDHNAKVILISAYSGEYNLEAAKSIGADMFVPKPFDDIFVIFETAERLCQ encoded by the coding sequence GTGAGAATTCTGATAGTCGACGATGAACCTCTAGTGCGACGGGCGCTAAAACGTGTGGCAGAGATGAAGGGCCACGAGGTGCTGGAAGCCGAGAATGGAACCCAGGGCCTTGAGGTTTGGCGGCGCGAAAATCCCAGGTTGGTATTTTTAGACGTCCTCATGCCGGGGTTGAGTGGCCCTCAGGTCATGAAGGAGATTGGTACCGATCACAATGCAAAAGTTATTTTGATTTCCGCCTATTCCGGTGAGTACAATCTGGAAGCAGCCAAATCGATTGGGGCGGATATGTTTGTGCCCAAACCATTTGATGACATCTTTGTCATATTTGAAACCGCTGAGAGACTGTGTCAATGA
- a CDS encoding PAS domain-containing sensor histidine kinase, with translation MAEDNIVQALAQSRILWAEESPDAPSLDTFQKISRQVQPAQIVRISGFDEALVRLGEADISLAVAISSGRFDSAVDFLASARELRPDVPRILLLNEDSPEALSEAVNRAGVYGVISAGGSEVELSALVFESIRLKEKQEDRTSLVRRIKAQNRDLEELTSGQTELVRERTRELQSSKSEAESKVTEISRLIRFVKDLAGLVAVEELVELLREETKPFHQVRDPILAYVLSNQNRRLLHIRAGKVHISHARNPWPQGLRLRLNEKADSQYLANAFSRPFGKVLAIPLPSGKKPLADDKFEVAVMFFEHSLQDRAQEQFIKFLSARLQPLSIALDRILLEQELRNTSHLWEQTFDGIDDPVAIVDMDFNLLLSNKTFTNQSERPHKCYQQFQGRGDVCSGCPVPAALEGPGPQQSMVKKGNQIFEVHSYPIRLYDEGHPTTVVNHYLDITRAHDLQSRMVQNEKMAAVGHLAGHIAHELNNPLTGIRSTAQILLHDRTPGNSLYSDLVEVEKAAARCQSIIRNLLEFSRGSHAMPLKVVGLNEIVTKTLPLLKTAMNPFIKEIELSEDDTSVKVEPQLVQQVVFNIVNNACQAMEDGGTLWISTETGMEDGKPYVDFRVRDSGKGIPEEIQESIFDPFFTTKAEGKGTGLGLSMSRKVVQEFGGSIWVWSDGKNGTEFTVRLPQAGDEE, from the coding sequence ATGGCCGAAGATAATATTGTCCAGGCATTAGCCCAAAGTCGAATTCTCTGGGCGGAGGAGTCGCCAGACGCTCCCTCTTTGGACACCTTTCAAAAAATTTCCCGACAAGTTCAGCCGGCCCAGATTGTTCGCATCAGTGGATTCGATGAGGCCTTGGTTCGCTTGGGTGAGGCTGATATTTCGTTGGCTGTTGCCATAAGCTCCGGGAGATTTGATTCGGCGGTAGATTTCTTGGCGAGCGCCAGGGAACTTCGCCCTGATGTGCCTCGGATTCTTCTTTTGAATGAAGACAGTCCCGAGGCATTGAGCGAAGCTGTGAATCGAGCGGGGGTCTATGGAGTCATATCTGCTGGAGGCTCAGAGGTTGAGCTGTCGGCTCTGGTTTTTGAATCAATCCGCCTAAAAGAAAAGCAGGAAGACCGAACCAGCCTGGTAAGGCGGATTAAGGCGCAGAACAGAGACCTGGAAGAGCTGACCTCGGGACAGACGGAGTTGGTTCGCGAGAGAACCCGGGAGCTTCAGTCGTCCAAGTCAGAGGCAGAGAGTAAAGTCACGGAAATCAGTCGTCTGATCCGCTTTGTAAAGGATTTAGCAGGGCTAGTGGCTGTTGAGGAATTGGTGGAATTGCTAAGGGAGGAAACCAAACCCTTTCATCAGGTTCGTGACCCCATATTGGCCTACGTGCTTAGCAACCAAAACCGCCGTCTCTTACACATTCGGGCCGGAAAAGTTCACATCAGCCACGCAAGGAATCCTTGGCCTCAGGGGTTGCGATTGCGGCTCAATGAAAAGGCGGACAGTCAGTACCTGGCCAATGCCTTTTCAAGACCCTTTGGCAAGGTCTTGGCCATTCCTCTTCCTTCGGGAAAGAAGCCCTTAGCGGACGACAAGTTTGAAGTGGCGGTGATGTTTTTTGAACACTCCCTACAAGATCGAGCCCAGGAGCAGTTTATTAAATTTCTGTCCGCCCGTCTTCAGCCCTTGAGCATTGCCCTTGATCGAATTCTGTTGGAGCAGGAACTGCGCAATACTTCTCACCTGTGGGAGCAGACCTTTGACGGCATTGATGACCCCGTGGCCATTGTGGATATGGACTTCAACCTCTTGCTATCTAACAAGACATTTACCAACCAGAGTGAGAGACCTCATAAATGCTATCAGCAGTTTCAGGGACGGGGAGACGTTTGCTCTGGGTGTCCTGTACCGGCTGCGCTTGAGGGGCCAGGCCCACAGCAGTCCATGGTGAAAAAGGGCAACCAAATTTTTGAGGTTCATTCTTATCCTATTCGCCTCTATGACGAAGGCCATCCGACCACAGTAGTGAATCACTATCTGGACATCACGCGGGCCCATGATCTGCAAAGTCGCATGGTACAAAATGAAAAGATGGCTGCCGTCGGCCACTTGGCTGGGCACATAGCCCACGAGCTGAATAATCCACTGACTGGCATTCGCTCCACGGCCCAGATCCTACTTCATGATCGGACTCCTGGGAACTCCCTGTATTCGGATCTGGTTGAGGTAGAGAAGGCGGCTGCCCGCTGTCAGTCCATCATCCGCAACCTTCTTGAATTCTCCCGTGGCAGTCACGCCATGCCTTTGAAGGTGGTGGGCTTAAACGAGATTGTAACCAAAACTCTGCCTTTACTTAAGACCGCCATGAATCCCTTTATAAAGGAAATTGAATTGAGTGAAGACGACACGAGTGTCAAAGTCGAACCTCAGTTGGTACAGCAGGTTGTGTTTAATATTGTCAATAACGCCTGTCAGGCCATGGAAGATGGGGGGACCTTGTGGATTTCCACCGAAACGGGTATGGAAGATGGCAAGCCCTACGTGGATTTTCGCGTGCGCGATTCAGGGAAGGGCATTCCCGAGGAAATTCAGGAGAGCATTTTTGACCCGTTCTTTACCACCAAAGCCGAAGGCAAAGGAACCGGCCTGGGTTTAAGTATGAGTCGCAAGGTGGTACAGGAGTTTGGCGGTAGCATTTGGGTGTGGAGTGATGGAAAAAATGGAACCGAATTCACCGTTCGGCTTCCCCAGGCGGGAGATGAGGAGTGA
- a CDS encoding glycosyltransferase family 9 protein: MKILITQLARFGDIYQSWPTIRAVKRKYPQAEVHLLVRKRFAAALEGVGIECTVHQMDTAHLLEPVYGVRTSTGASLRRLSEWVDRLGEIGFDEIINLSFSPFSSYLSRSLSRENTVVRGYTRFDDGFLAIPDDASAYFYAQVGVGRHNRVHLAELFASVAEVDVQDSDWTLLDYQRNPGQKDRIFESHEIPTRDPYLVLHVGASDSHKTLSAERWSATCRRLLQWWQGRIILVGSPSEVLIGQRILEGVCSSRVHSLVGKTRLSELFPLLSSARIVIGGDSVVMQMASLAQVECLNVSFPTVNFWETGPKEPGSRILLVGGSQAPNPESMAKEIWHLLEGLTPEGDVAFATGESPVWFEHSGISANTEFSWDLIRAIYLGADFPAPPSTLAVHGFHRIYELAELAIAQIEVIHNEGARAVAAEILGQVDGLMGSVRRMVPDLDPLISWFETEKIRIGPSSVVELAEQTRRIFESLKMVASLYMGREGIGIHGLEEGHADDNLVS, from the coding sequence ATGAAAATTCTGATTACTCAACTCGCTCGGTTCGGTGACATTTATCAGTCCTGGCCAACGATTCGCGCGGTAAAAAGAAAATATCCCCAGGCCGAGGTACACCTGCTGGTCAGAAAGCGCTTTGCGGCCGCACTTGAGGGAGTGGGCATTGAGTGCACTGTTCATCAAATGGACACGGCCCATCTCCTGGAACCGGTCTACGGCGTTCGCACCAGTACTGGTGCCTCTCTTAGGAGATTGAGCGAATGGGTCGATCGGCTAGGGGAAATTGGCTTTGATGAAATTATTAACCTGAGTTTTTCGCCATTCTCCAGTTATCTCTCCCGCTCCCTTAGTCGGGAGAACACGGTGGTCAGAGGTTACACCCGTTTTGATGATGGATTTCTGGCTATTCCTGATGACGCCAGTGCTTACTTCTACGCTCAAGTTGGTGTCGGTCGGCACAATCGCGTTCACCTGGCTGAGCTCTTTGCTTCGGTTGCTGAAGTGGATGTTCAGGACAGTGACTGGACTCTCTTGGACTATCAGAGAAACCCTGGGCAAAAGGACCGAATTTTTGAATCTCATGAAATTCCCACCCGCGATCCCTACTTAGTTCTCCATGTAGGGGCTAGCGATTCACATAAGACTCTCAGCGCTGAGCGGTGGTCAGCGACGTGCAGGCGATTATTGCAGTGGTGGCAGGGGCGAATTATTTTAGTGGGCAGTCCCAGTGAAGTTTTGATTGGACAAAGAATCTTGGAGGGGGTTTGCTCCTCGCGCGTCCACAGTCTCGTGGGCAAAACGCGATTGAGCGAACTGTTCCCTCTCCTGTCCTCGGCGCGGATAGTAATTGGTGGCGATAGTGTGGTCATGCAAATGGCCTCCCTGGCGCAGGTGGAGTGTTTGAACGTTTCATTTCCGACAGTCAACTTTTGGGAAACTGGCCCCAAAGAGCCAGGTTCCCGGATTCTTTTGGTCGGCGGTAGCCAGGCCCCCAACCCTGAAAGTATGGCCAAGGAGATTTGGCACTTGTTGGAAGGCCTGACCCCGGAAGGTGACGTAGCTTTTGCCACAGGCGAGAGTCCAGTTTGGTTTGAGCACAGCGGGATCTCAGCCAACACGGAGTTCTCTTGGGATTTGATTCGCGCTATTTACCTGGGTGCTGATTTTCCCGCACCACCATCGACTCTGGCGGTTCATGGTTTTCACCGCATTTACGAATTGGCGGAGCTGGCCATTGCTCAAATTGAGGTGATTCACAATGAAGGGGCACGAGCTGTCGCCGCAGAAATTCTTGGTCAGGTGGACGGACTAATGGGCAGCGTTCGGCGCATGGTCCCCGACTTAGATCCCCTAATCTCCTGGTTTGAAACTGAAAAGATTCGCATTGGCCCGTCATCTGTTGTGGAATTGGCAGAACAGACTCGGCGGATTTTTGAGTCCCTTAAAATGGTCGCCAGTCTTTACATGGGACGTGAGGGAATAGGAATTCACGGATTGGAGGAAGGTCATGCAGACGACAACTTGGTCAGCTGA